A genomic stretch from Gopherus flavomarginatus isolate rGopFla2 chromosome 3, rGopFla2.mat.asm, whole genome shotgun sequence includes:
- the LOC127046336 gene encoding cyclin-dependent kinase 4 inhibitor B-like — translation MQAGAVAAGGERDLLANAAARGDVQRLRLLLEAGMNPNTVNSFGRTPIQVMMMGNTQVAELLLQRGADPNRPDPRTGSLPVHDAAREGFLNTLVALHRGGARLDLGDKSGRLPIDLAVESGHQQVVSYLRAQPAGNAAPPQA, via the exons ATGCAGGCGGGGGCTGTAGCTGCAGGCGGCGAGAGGGACCTGCTGGCTAACGCCGCGGCTCGGGGGGACGTGCAgaggctgcggctgctgctggaaGCCGGGATGAACCCCAATACTGTTAATTCCTTCGGCAGGACCCCCATTCAG GTCATGATGATGGGAAACACCCAGGTggcggagctgctgctgcagagaggaGCTGATCCCAACCGCCCGGACCCGCGCACTGGCTCCCTCCCAGTGCACGATGCAGCGCGAGAAGGTTTCCTGAACACCCTTGTGGCGCTGCACCGCGGCGGGGCTCGCTTGGATCTAGGGGACAAATCGGGCCGCCTCCCCATTGACCTCGCTGTAGAGAGCGGGCATCAGCAAGTGGTCAGCTACCTCCGAgcccagcctgcagggaatgCCGCTCCGCCCCAGGCATAG